The genome window GCCGAGATCGGCGTCGTAGCGCAACGCGTCAGGCAGCGCGATGCCGTCCAGATAGCGGGAATTTTCGTGCCGGGCCTGCAGCCCGGCGATGAGCGCGGCGTCGCGCGCCCACAAAAGCGTATCGTGCCGCGCGGCCAGATGGCCCGCGAGCGCGGTGCCCCAGGCACCGGCGCCGAGAACGGCTACTTTCATACCCAGCACCGGTCCGAGTGAAACGTCAGTTCAGCGTCGTGCCGTTCGGTGCGCCTGCTGCGGCACCGGCCTGCTGCTGAAGCTGCGCGAGGCGTTGTTCGTACAGCGCCTGGAAGTTGATTTCCGCCAGGTGGATCGGCGGGAAGCCCGCACGCGTGATCGCGTCGGCGATGTTCGAACGCAGGTACGGGAACAGGATCGTCGGGCAGGCGATGCCGACGAGCGGGTCGAGCTGTTCATCCGGAATGTTGCGGATGTCGAAAATGCCGGCCTGCTTCGCTTCGATCAGGAACGCGATCTTGTCCTTCACCTTCGCGGTGACGGTGCCCGACACGACGACTTCGAACACGCTTTCCGCGAGGCGGTCGGCCTTGACGTCGACTTCGACTTCAACCGACGGCATGTCCTGCTCGAGGAAGATCGCCGGCGAATTCGGCTGCTCGAGCGACATATCCTTCAGGTAGACGCGCTGGATGTTGAAGAACGGTTGGTTTTCGACGTCGGACATGGTGTTTCCCTAAAAGTGGTGACGGGGCGGCCCGGCTTCACGCCTGCCGCCACGGATGAATCCTGCGCGCCCAAGCCGCGGCGCGGCCGGCGGCCATTCTGCCCTAATCAGGCCGCTTGCAGAAGCGGGACGAGCCCACCTTCGCGGTCGAGCTTCGACAGATCGTCGTAACCGCCGACGTGCGTGTCGCCGATATAGATCTGCGGCACCGTGCGGCGCCCCGTGCGCGTCATCATTTCGTCGCGGCGGGCCGGATCGCGGTCGATCAGTACCTTCTCGATCTGCTCGACACCGCGCAGCTTCAGCAGGCGCTCGGCCTGGATGCAATACGGACACACCTGCGTGCTGTACATCAAAACCTTGTTCACTTCGCCACTCCTTGTTTGACGACCGGCATCCCGGCCTGCTGCCAGGCGGCCACGCCGCCCTCGAGCACGTGCACCTCGGCGTAACCCGCCGCCTCGACCTCGCGCGCCGCCTTCTGCGACTGCTGGCCGTTCTGGCAGACGAGCAGCACCGGCGTGCTCTTGTTCTTCGCGACCTGCGCGATTTTCGTGCCGATCTCGCCTGCCGCGACCTGGCGCGCCGACGGCAGGTGGCCGGCAGCGAAATCGGACGCGGCGCGCACGTCGATCACGACCGCGTTGCGACGGTTGATGAGTTGCGTCGCCTCCGCGGCGGACAGGCCGCCGCGGCCGCGGCGCAGCGCGGGCCAGGCCAGCAGGCCGCCGGATACCACCAGGATCGCGATAAGGGCCAGGTTGGTGTAATTGGTAAAGAACGTCACGGAATTCCGCCGGAAAAAGAGAAATCGGATGAGGACAATCCCGCCATTATAAAATAACCGTCTTGCGCGATGGCGGGCCCGGGTCGGGTCCTGCGCGACGCGCCACAGCTTCCTTCACTACCGACCGCAAGATCCATGTACAAACTCGTTCTCATCCGCCACGGCGAATCGACGTGGAACAAGGAAAACCGCTTCACCGGCTGGGTCGACGTCGACCTGACCGAACAGGGTCGCAACGAGGCCTACCAGGCCGGCGAATTGCTCAAGGAGGCCGGCTACACGTTCGACATCGCGTATACGTCGGTGCTCAAGCGCGCGATCCGCACGCTGTGGCACGTGCAGGACAAGATGGACCTCATGTACCTGCCGGTCGTCCACTCGTGGCGCCTGAACGAGCGCCACTACGGCGCGCTGTCGGGCCTGAACAAGGCGGAAACGGCCGCGAAGTTCGGCGACGACCAGGTGCTCGTGTGGCGCCGCAGCTACGACACGCCGCCGCCCGCGCTCGAGCCGACCGACGAGCGCGCGCCGTTCAACGACCCGCGCTACGCGAAGGTGCCGCGCGAGCAGCTGCCGCTCACCGAGTGCCTGAAGGACACGGTCGCGCGCGTGCTGCCGCTGTGGAACGAGTCGATCGCCCCGGCGGTGCGCGCCGGCAAGCAGGTGCTGATCGCCGCGCACGGCAACTCGCTGCGCGCGCTGATCAAGTACCTCGACGGCATCTCGGACAGCGACATCGTCGGCCTGAACATCCCGAACGGCGTGCCGCTCGTGTATGAACTCGACGAGAACCTGAAGCCGATCAAGCACTATTACCTCGGCGACCAGGACGCGATCGCGCAGGCGCAGGCCGCCGTCGCGAAGCAGGGCAAGGCGGGCTGACGCCCGTCTGCCGGGTGAGCCGGGCGGGCCGCGTCCGGTGCGGCCCGCCCGGCCCCGGCCCAGCCCCTTGCCCTGCGCCCCGCGCGAACCTTCGCGGCGCCGACGCTGTCGAATCCGCTTTCGAACCCGCGGCGCGCGCGGCGATGCCCGCCGGACCGGCTCCGGGCCCTTTTCGACGCTTTTCGCGCCGTTCCACTGAGTTATCGGACGAACAGTTATACTTGTCCGCTACATCATCCCCGCTACCGCCACGCGCTTCCCGACCGCACCAGATCTCTATGCGAATGAAATTGAAGAACATCGGCCTGATTGCCGCGGGCCTCGCCACGGGCGTGTTCGCCACGCTGCAGGTTTCCGCATCGGCCGAGCAGACCGCCACGGCGCCGCTTCCCCTCGACCAGCTCCGCCTGTTCGCGGAAGTCTTCGGACAGATCAAGCGCGAGTACGTCGAACCGGTCGACGACAAGAAGCTGCTGACGGCCGCGATCAAGGGCATGGTGTCGAGCCTCGACCCGCACTCGTCGTTCCTCGACAAGACCGACTATGACGAGCTGCAGGAGCAGACGAAGGGCCGCTTCGCGGGTCTCGGCATCGAGATCTCGCAGGAAGACGGCCTCGTCAAGGTGATCTCGCCGATCGAGGATACCCCCGCGTTCCGCGCCGGCATCCGTCCGGGCGACCTGATCACCCGCATCAACGACAAGCCGGTGCGCGGCATGACGCTCGACAAGGCCGTGAAGCAGATGCGCGGCGAGCCGGGCACCAAGGTCACGCTGACGATCTTCCGCAAGAGCGACGACCGCACGTTCCCGGTCACGGTCACGCGCGCGATCATCAAGGTCCAGAGCGTGAAGATGAAGATCCTCGATCCGGGCTATGCGTATGTCCGCATCACGAGCTTCCAGGAGCGCACGACGCCCGATCTCGCGCAGAAGCTGCAAGATATCGCACGCCAGCAGCCGAACCTGAAGGGCCTCGTCCTCGACCTGCGCAACAACGGCGGCGGCCTGCTGCAGAGCGCGGTCGGCGTGGCCGGCGCGTTCCTGCCGCCCGACTCCGTCGTCGTGTCGACCAACGGCCAGATCGCCGATTCGAAGCAGGTCTACCGCGATACGTATGACAACTACCGCCTGCCGTCCTTCGACGGCGATCCGCTGAAGAACCTGCCGCCGGTCTTCAAGACCGTGCCGATGATCGTGCTGACGAACGCCTATTCGGCGTCCGCGTCGGAAATCGTCGCCGGTGCGCTGCAGGATTCGAAGCGCGCGCAGATCATGGGCAAGACGACGTTCGGCAAGGGTTCGGTGCAGACGGTCCGCCCGATGACGGCCGACACCGCGCTGCGCCTGACCACCGCGTACTACTACACGCCGAGCGGCCGTTCGATCCAGAACAAGGGCATCACGCCGGACGTGCCGGTCGATCAGTACGCGGACGGCGATCCGGACGACGTGCTCGTGACGCGCGAGGTCGACTACACGAACCACCTCGCGAACACGCAGGATCCGAACGAGAAGAAGGAACAGGAAGACCGCGAGCAGCGCCGGATGGATCAGCTGCGCGTGCTTGAAGAGCAGAACGACAAGAAGACGCCGGAGCAGCGCCAGAAGGATCGCGATCGCAAGCCGATCGAGTTCGGCAGCGCCGACGACTTCATGATGCAGCAGGCGCTCAACAAGCTCGAAGGCAAGCCGGTCCAGGAATCGAAGTCGCTGCTCGCCGAAAGCACGAAGGGCCCGGCCGGCAAGGCCGCCACGGCCTCGAAGGCATCGGGCGCCAGCGCGAAGCCGGCTTCCGCACCGAAGCCCGCGTCGGCGCCGAAGTAAGCGCCGGCCGGCATCCGACGGGCCATCGCGGGAAGACCGCGATGGCCCGTTTTTCATGCGCGCCTAAAATAACGACACCTGTGCCGCCTCGCCACGACTCCCCATGAACGACGATCAACTCCTTCGCTACTCCCGTCACATCCTCGTCGACGAAATCGGCATCGAGGCGCAGCAGCGCTTTCTCGATGCGCATGCGATCGTCGTCGGCGCGGGGGGGCTCGGCTCGCCCGCCGCGATGTACCTCGCGGCATCGGGCGTCGGCACGATCACGCTCGTCGACGCCGATACGGTCGACCTCACGAACCTGCAGCGGCAGATCCTGCACGTGACGGCATCGGTCGGTCGCCACAAGGTCGAATCGGGGCGCGACGCGCTCGCGCAGCTGAACCCCGAGGTGACCGTGCACGCGGTCGCGGAGCGTGTCGACGATGCGTGGCTCGATGCGCACGTGCCGCGCGCGAGCGTCGTGCTCGACTGCACCGACAACTTCGCGACGCGGCATGCGATCAACCGCGCGTGCGTCGCGCATGGCGTGCCGCTCGTATCGGGCGCCGCACTGCGCTTCGACGGGCAGATCAGCACGTTCGACTTCCGCGACCCGGCCGCGCCCTGCTATGCGTGCGTGTTTCCGGAAGACCAGCCATTCGAGGAAGTCGCGTGCGCGACGATGGGCGTGTTCGCGCCGACGGTCGGGATCATCGGCGCGATGCAGGCCGCCGAGGCGCTGCGCGTGATCGGCGACATCGGCAAGACGCTCAACGGGCGGCTGATGATGCTCGATTCGCTGCGGATGGAATGGACGACGATGAAAATCGCGCGCCAGGCCGACTGCCCCGTGTGCGGGAGCCGGCACTGACGCGCGACGGGCATGCGCCGGGCGGCGCATGCGTGGTGACACTTCGCTACGATTAGCGGCGACGCGGACGCCGACTACGCAGCCGCATCCGCGCGCGGCTCCGCAACCGACAGGCGCTGCAACGCGGCCTGCACTTCCTCCGGCTCGAACGCGGCGAGCACGTCGGCCGTCGGCTTTTCGAGCGCCTTCAGGTGCGCCCGCAGGATCTCCTGCTTCACGACCAGCAACTGGCTCGGGTGCATCGAGAACTCGGTGAGCCCCATCCCGAGCAACAGGCGCGTGAGCGCCGGGTCCCCCGCCATTTCCCCGCACACCGACACGGACACGCCCGCGCGCTTCGCTTCGCGCAACGTATAGGCAATCAGGTGCAGCACCGCCGGATGCAGCGGGTCGTACAGGTGCGCGACCGCATTGTCCGCACGGTCGATCGCGAGCGTGTACTGAATCAGGTCGTTCGTGCCGATCGACAGGAAATCGAACCGCTTCAGGAACAGCGGCAGCGCGATCGCCGCGGCCGGAATCTCGATCATCGCGCCGATGCGCACGTTCGGGTCGTACGCGAGCCCCGCGTCGTCGAGCTGGCGCTTCGCCTCGCGGATCAGGTCGAGCGTCTGGTCGATCTCCTGCGCGTGCGCGAGCATCGGGATCAGGATCTTCACCTGGCCGAACGCGGACGCGCGCAGGATCGCGCGCAGCTGCGTGAGGAACATCTGCGGCTCGGACAGGCTCCAGCGGATCGCGCGCAGGCCGAGCGCGGGGTTCGGCGCCGTCTCGTAGCCTTCGTCGAGCGCCTCGAGCGGCTTGTCCGCGCCGACGTCGATCGTGCGGATCGTCACCGGCATGCCCTTCATCCACTCGACGGCCCGCTTGTACGCGGCGAACTGCTCCTCCTCTTCCGGCATCTCCTTCTGATGCATGAACAGGAACTCGGAACGGAACAGCCCGACGCCGACCGCGCCGGCCTCGACGGCCGCCTTCGCGTCGTCGGGCAGCTCGATGTTCGCGTACAGATCGATCTTGGTGCCGCACAACGTTTGCGTCGGCGAGAACTTCAGACGCTGCAGCTTGCGTTGCTCCAGCAGCTTCTCGGACTGCCGGTACGAATACTCCTCGAGGACGATCGGCGCCGGATCGACGATCACGATGCCCTGGTCGCCGTCGACGATGATCAGGTCGTCCTGGCGGATCAGCGCGCTCGCATGCTGCACGCCGACCGCGGCCGGAATGCCGAGGCTGCGCGCGACGATCGCCGTGTGCGACGTGCGCCCGCCGAGATCGGTGACGAATGCCTGGAACGACTGCGACTTGAACTGCATCATGTCGGCCGGCGCGATGTCGTGCGCGACGACGATCATCTCGTTCGTGCCGTTCTTGGCCGCGCGGTCGAGCGCCTGCGACGCGGACGGCGCGCCGGCGAGCGCCTTCAGCACACGCTCGACCACCTGCTCGATGTCGGCCTTGCGCTCGCGCAGGTATTCGTCCTCGATGTCGTCGAAGTGGCGCGTGAGCAGCTCGAGCTGCTCGGTCAGCGCCCACTCGACGTTGTAGCGGCGCGTGCGGATCAGGTCGATGGTTTCCTGAACGAGCATCTCGTCGCTCAGGATCATCGCGTGGACGTCGATGAATGCGCCGACTTCGCTCGGCGTGTCGTCGGTCAGGTCGGCGCGCAGCGCCTCGAGTTCGTAATGCACGACCTCGAGCGCGGTGCGGAAGCGCTCGACCTCCGCATCGATCTGGTTTGCCTCGACCAGGTAATGGGCGACGTCGAGCGCCGCCGGCGCGATCAGATACGCTCGCCCGATCGCGATACCACGTGAGACGGGAATGCCATGCAGCGTGAAGGACACGCGCACCTCCTCTGTACAAGTAAAGCCGCGGCACACTGCTGCGATGCGCTTATGACCCCGGTTAGCGATTATAAATTCCGCGACTCCCCGCTGACTGCATGCACCGCAGCATTGCGCATTCCGCATCAATGCTTGCGACGAAAAAAATGCCGCGAAATCCGCGGCATTCTGGCTGGAAACGGCAACGATCCCGCGTGAGGATCACTGGCCTTCGCCGAACTTGTCGGCGATCAGCTTCAGCAGCGCGTCCATCGCTTCCCGCTCGTCGGACCCATCGGTCTCGATCGTCACGGTGCTGCCGATGCCGGCCGCCAGCATCATCACGCCCATGATGCTCTTCGCATTGATCTTGCGCCCGTTGCGCGTCATCCAGACTTCCGACTGGAAGTTGCCGGCCAGTTGCGTAAGCTTGGCCGATGCGCGCGCATGGAGCCCCAATTTGTTGACGATGGTGGTTTCTTGTTGAAGCATGATTCTCGGTCGGGTCGGTCGGGGCCGCCGGCGGCGCGCGCCGGCGGTGCGGTCTAAAACGGAAAACGGGAACTCAGTGCGACTCGGTGCGCGGCTGCGGCTCGGGCGGAATCGGCGCGCACTGGCCGCAGCCGGTTTCCGTCGGCGGCGGCGGCGTACCGGAGGACACCTCGTGGACGCCCTTCGCGCCGCCGGACAGCGCCTTGTCGACCAGCTTGTCGAGCGGCACGGTGCGGTAGCAGACGGCCCGCACGAGCATCGGCAGGTTCACGCCCGCGAGCACCCGCACGTTGTCGATCTTGGCCAGCTGGCCGGCGATGTTCGCGGGCGTCGCGCCGTACATGTCGGTCAGCACGACCACGCCGTTCTCTTCCTTGAGCCGTGCGAGCTCCGCGTGCGCGAACGCCATCACCTGGGTCGGATCGCTGTCCGCCATCACGTCGATACAGCCGATGCGGGCGGGCACGCCGCCATAGATGTGCGCGATGCAGTCCCGCAGCGCGGTGGCGAGCGGGGCGTGCGCGATGATCAGGATCCCGGCCATGTCAGATCGCTCCCGGCCGCCCCTGGCGGGCCGACACCCCGCGGCGGGGCAATGAGCGTAGCGAGTGAGGGAAACGTTCCATGTTCAGCCTTGCAACAGTTTCGGCCCGACCGCCGGGCCTATGGTGCGCGAGCGCGGCACCGGGCAAGCGGGCATTGTAGCAGGCCGGTCGAACTGCTCCGGCGACGGGGGACCTGCGCGGCCGCCGCCGGGGTTGCGCGGGAAAGCGGCCTACACGGCCGCACGCTCCAGCGCGTCGATGAACATCGCGGCGACGTCGAAGCCCGTCTGCTCCATGATCTCGCGAAAGCACGTCGGACTCGTGACGTTCACCTCGGTCAGCCAGTCGCCGATCGCATCGAGGCCGACCAGCAGCAACCCGCGTGCCGCGAGCACCGGCCCGAGCGTGTCGGCGATCTCGCGATCGCGCGCGGTCAGCGGCTGCGCAACGCCGAGGCCGCCCGCCGCGAGATTGCCGCGCACCTCGCTGCCCTGCGGAATCCGGGCGAGCGAAAACGGCACCGGCTCGCCGCCGATCAGCAGGATGCGCTTGTCGCCGGCCTTGATCTCGGGGATGAATTTCTGCGCCATCACCGAACGCGTGCCGTCGTGGCTCAGCATCTCGATGATCGAACCGAGGTTCATGCCGTCCGGCTTCACGCGGAACACGCCCATCCCGCCCATCCCGTCGAGCGGCTTCAGGATCACGTCGCCGTGCTCGGCGTGGAATGCGCGCAGCCGTTTCGCGTCGCGTGTGACGAGCGTCGGCGCGACGAACTGCGGAAACTCGCCGATCGCGAGCTTCTCCGAATGGTCGCGGATCGACTGCGCCTTGTTGAACACGCGTGCGCCGGCGCGCTCGGCCAGCTCCAGCAGCCAGGTCGACGTCACGTATTCCATGTCGAACGGCGGATCCTTGCGCATCAGCACCGCGCCGAACGATTCGAGGCGGCGCGCGTCGACCGGCCCGGCCTCGTACCACGTCTCGCGATGCAGGTCGTCCGGGTCGCCGACGAACGTGATGCGACGCACGTCGGCCTCGACGGCCGAGCCCGTCCATGCGAGATGGTTCGGCTCGCACGCGTACACCGCATGCCCGCGCCGCGCCGCCTCGGCCATCATCGCGTAGGTCGAATCCTTGTAGATCTTGAAGCGCTCGAGCGGGTCGGCGATAAAGAGAATGTCCATGAGGTCCTGTACGTGGCGAAGGTCCGTTACACCTGGATGGCTTCGGGATCGGTCTTTTCCAGTTCGATCGACGACGCGATCAGCGACAGCCGCGCGACGACGCCGTACATGTAGAAACGGTTCGGCGGCGCGGCACCCGGCTTCGCGCCCGCATCCGGCAGCGCGGTGTGCTCGAAGCCGAGCGGCACGTAGTGCATGCCGGGCGCGTTCAGGTTCTGGTCGCGCTCGCGGCCGGCGTGCGTGCGGTAGAAGCCGCCGACCACGTAGCGGTCGATCATGTACACGACGGGCTCCGCGACTTCGTCGCCGACGCGCTCGAACGTATAGACGCCTTCCTGCACGATCACGTCGCGCACCGCGAGGCCGGCCTTCGACTCGGCCATCTGCGCGCGCTCGGCCTTCGACATCCGGCCGATCTCGGCCGCGTCGTGCACGGTCATCACGCCGCGCCCCGCCGTGCCGGCGTCGGCCTTCACGACGACGTACGGCTTCTCGCTGATCCCGTATTCGCGGTACTTGCGCGCGATCTTCTTCAGCACGCCGTCGATCGCGTCGGCGAGCGCCTGCTCGCCTTCATGCGCCTGCCAGTCGACGCCTTCCACGTGTGCGAAATACGGATTCACCATCCACGGATCGACGCCGACCATCTTCGCGAACTTCTTCGCGACGTCGTCGTAGCACGAGAAGTGCGTCGACTTGCGGCGCACGGCCCAGCCCGCGTGCAGCGGCGGCAGCAGGTACTGCTCGTGCAGGTTTTCCAGCACGGCCGGGATGCCGGCCGACAGGTCGTTGTTCAGCAGGATCGAGCACGGATCGAAATTCTTCAGGCCGAGGCGGCGCTGCGAACGCTCGAGCGGTTCGAGCACGATCTTCTGGCCGTCGGCCAGCGTGATCGGCGTCATGTCGGTGATGCTCGGGTCGAGCGAACCGAAGCGCACGTTCAGGCCGGCCTGGCGCATGATCGTCGCGAGCCGTGCGACGTTTTCGAGGTAGAACGCGTTGCGGGTCGGCAGCTCGGGAATCACGAGCAGGTTCTTCGCGTCCGGGCAGATCTTCTCGATCGCGGCCATCGCCGCCTGCACGGCGAGCGGCAGCACTTCGGACGGCAGATTGTTGAATGCGCCGGGAAACAGGTTCGCGTCGACGGGCGCCAGCTTGAAGCCGGCATTGCGCAGGTCCACCGAACAATAGAACGGCGGGGTGTGTTCCTGCCATTCGAGCCTGAACCAGCGTTCGATCGCAGGCGTCGCGTCGAGGATCTTCTGCTCGAGTTCGAGCAGCGGACCGTTCAACGCCGTAACGAGGTGGGGAACCATGAATCACTCGCGAGCGGGAGAATGAAGATTGTAGAGCAATTGCCCTGCCCATTTGGGGATTGTTCCCGGCTTCGCAAGGGTTTGGAGGAAGTTTTCGGCTATTGACCCGATAGAGTGAATGGTTATCCGCTACGGCAGTGGATGGCAGGAGAAAAAAAGCCCGCCGGGTGGGCGGGCCGAAGTCGCTGCGCTCATTCGGAGCGGGCGCCGTCGTCGCGGCGGCCCGCCGTTGATTCGTGAGACTTATTCCACGTGCTCGCCATGCAGGATCACGTCGAGACCTTCGCGCTCTTCCTCTTCGGTCACGCGCAGGCCGATCGTCAGGTCGATCAGCTTCAGCAGCACGAAGCTCAGCACGCCGCTGTAGACCAGCGTGATCAGCACGCCCTTGGCCTGCAGCAGCAGGCTGCCGTCGGCGCCGCCGATGTCCTTGACCGCGAACACGCCGGTCAGCAATGCGCCGAGAATCCCGCCAATGCCGTGCACGCCGAACGCGTCGAGCGAATCGTCGTAGCCGAGCTTCGACTTGAGCCACGTCGCCGACCAGAAGCACACGACGCCGGCCGCGATGCCGATCACGAGCGCGCCCGTCACGCCGACGAAGCCGGCCGCCGGCGTGATCGCCACGAGACCCGCGACCGCGCCCGACACGATGCCGAGCACCGACGGCTTGCCCTTGGCGATCCACTCGGCGAACATCCAGCCGAGCGCCGCGCAGGCCGTCGCGACTTGCGTCGTCAGCATCGCGAAGCCGGCACGGCCGTCGGCCGCGACCGCCGAGCCCGCGTTGAAACCGAACCAGCCGACCCACAGCATCGAGCCGCCGATCATCGTCAGCACGAGGTTGTGCGGCGCCATCGATTCACGGCCGAAGCCGATCCGCTTGCCGAGCACCAGGCACGACACGAGGCCCGCGATACCGGCGTTGATGTGCACCACCGTGCCGCCCGCGAAGTCGAGCACGCCGTCGGCCGACAGCCAGCCGGTCGGCTCCCACACCATGTGCGCGATCGGCACATAGACGATCAGCGACCAGAGCGTCATGAACACGAGCATCGCCGAGAACTTCATCCGGTCGGCGAACGCGCCGCAGATCAGCGCCGGCGTGATGATCGCGAACGTCATCTGGTAGACGAAGTAGACCGATTCCGGAATCGTCGTCGCGAGATGGCTGACGGTCAGCGTGGTCGCCTTGTCGCCCTTGATGTAGTTCATCCCGTGCAGGAACACGCGCGACAGGCCGCCGATGAAGCCGTTGCCCGGCGTGAACGCGAGGCTGTAGCCGACCACCGTCCACAGCACCGTGATCACCGCGGTGATCGCGAAGCTCTGCATCACGGTCGCGAGCACGTTCTTCTTGCGGACCATGCCGGCGTAGAACAGCGCGAGGCCGGGGATCGTCATGAACAGCACGAGCGCGGTGGAGGTCAGCATCCACGCGGTGTCGCCCGCGCTGATCTTCGACGAATCAACCGAGAACGGCGCGGTCGGCGCGGCGGGAGCGGCCGGTGCCGAAGCGGCGGCAGCAGCCGACGCATCGGTGGCGCCCGAGGCCGGTGCGGCGGCAGCGGCCGGGGCGGATGCGTCGGTGGCAGCCGGCGCCGAAGCGGCCGGAGCGGCGGCAGCCGACGCGTCGGAAGCCGTTGCGGCGGGCGCGGACGCAGCCGCGGCGGACGCCGCGTCGTCGGCGAGCGCGGGGCCGACGCCGGCCGCGATCAGCGAGCCGGCCATCAGCAGGGACATCAGAAGTTTGCGCATCTTGGGTTTCCTCTTGTCGCTTGTCTTGTCTGTTCTGT of Burkholderia sp. HI2500 contains these proteins:
- a CDS encoding HesA/MoeB/ThiF family protein — its product is MNDDQLLRYSRHILVDEIGIEAQQRFLDAHAIVVGAGGLGSPAAMYLAASGVGTITLVDADTVDLTNLQRQILHVTASVGRHKVESGRDALAQLNPEVTVHAVAERVDDAWLDAHVPRASVVLDCTDNFATRHAINRACVAHGVPLVSGAALRFDGQISTFDFRDPAAPCYACVFPEDQPFEEVACATMGVFAPTVGIIGAMQAAEALRVIGDIGKTLNGRLMMLDSLRMEWTTMKIARQADCPVCGSRH
- the grxC gene encoding glutaredoxin 3, yielding MNKVLMYSTQVCPYCIQAERLLKLRGVEQIEKVLIDRDPARRDEMMTRTGRRTVPQIYIGDTHVGGYDDLSKLDREGGLVPLLQAA
- a CDS encoding rhodanese-like domain-containing protein yields the protein MTFFTNYTNLALIAILVVSGGLLAWPALRRGRGGLSAAEATQLINRRNAVVIDVRAASDFAAGHLPSARQVAAGEIGTKIAQVAKNKSTPVLLVCQNGQQSQKAAREVEAAGYAEVHVLEGGVAAWQQAGMPVVKQGVAK
- the secB gene encoding protein-export chaperone SecB, producing the protein MSDVENQPFFNIQRVYLKDMSLEQPNSPAIFLEQDMPSVEVEVDVKADRLAESVFEVVVSGTVTAKVKDKIAFLIEAKQAGIFDIRNIPDEQLDPLVGIACPTILFPYLRSNIADAITRAGFPPIHLAEINFQALYEQRLAQLQQQAGAAAGAPNGTTLN
- a CDS encoding HPr family phosphocarrier protein, translating into MLQQETTIVNKLGLHARASAKLTQLAGNFQSEVWMTRNGRKINAKSIMGVMMLAAGIGSTVTIETDGSDEREAMDALLKLIADKFGEGQ
- the gshB gene encoding glutathione synthase, whose protein sequence is MDILFIADPLERFKIYKDSTYAMMAEAARRGHAVYACEPNHLAWTGSAVEADVRRITFVGDPDDLHRETWYEAGPVDARRLESFGAVLMRKDPPFDMEYVTSTWLLELAERAGARVFNKAQSIRDHSEKLAIGEFPQFVAPTLVTRDAKRLRAFHAEHGDVILKPLDGMGGMGVFRVKPDGMNLGSIIEMLSHDGTRSVMAQKFIPEIKAGDKRILLIGGEPVPFSLARIPQGSEVRGNLAAGGLGVAQPLTARDREIADTLGPVLAARGLLLVGLDAIGDWLTEVNVTSPTCFREIMEQTGFDVAAMFIDALERAAV
- a CDS encoding PTS sugar transporter subunit IIA produces the protein MAGILIIAHAPLATALRDCIAHIYGGVPARIGCIDVMADSDPTQVMAFAHAELARLKEENGVVVLTDMYGATPANIAGQLAKIDNVRVLAGVNLPMLVRAVCYRTVPLDKLVDKALSGGAKGVHEVSSGTPPPPTETGCGQCAPIPPEPQPRTESH
- the gshA gene encoding glutamate--cysteine ligase yields the protein MVPHLVTALNGPLLELEQKILDATPAIERWFRLEWQEHTPPFYCSVDLRNAGFKLAPVDANLFPGAFNNLPSEVLPLAVQAAMAAIEKICPDAKNLLVIPELPTRNAFYLENVARLATIMRQAGLNVRFGSLDPSITDMTPITLADGQKIVLEPLERSQRRLGLKNFDPCSILLNNDLSAGIPAVLENLHEQYLLPPLHAGWAVRRKSTHFSCYDDVAKKFAKMVGVDPWMVNPYFAHVEGVDWQAHEGEQALADAIDGVLKKIARKYREYGISEKPYVVVKADAGTAGRGVMTVHDAAEIGRMSKAERAQMAESKAGLAVRDVIVQEGVYTFERVGDEVAEPVVYMIDRYVVGGFYRTHAGRERDQNLNAPGMHYVPLGFEHTALPDAGAKPGAAPPNRFYMYGVVARLSLIASSIELEKTDPEAIQV
- the ptsP gene encoding phosphoenolpyruvate--protein phosphotransferase, with the translated sequence MSFTLHGIPVSRGIAIGRAYLIAPAALDVAHYLVEANQIDAEVERFRTALEVVHYELEALRADLTDDTPSEVGAFIDVHAMILSDEMLVQETIDLIRTRRYNVEWALTEQLELLTRHFDDIEDEYLRERKADIEQVVERVLKALAGAPSASQALDRAAKNGTNEMIVVAHDIAPADMMQFKSQSFQAFVTDLGGRTSHTAIVARSLGIPAAVGVQHASALIRQDDLIIVDGDQGIVIVDPAPIVLEEYSYRQSEKLLEQRKLQRLKFSPTQTLCGTKIDLYANIELPDDAKAAVEAGAVGVGLFRSEFLFMHQKEMPEEEEQFAAYKRAVEWMKGMPVTIRTIDVGADKPLEALDEGYETAPNPALGLRAIRWSLSEPQMFLTQLRAILRASAFGQVKILIPMLAHAQEIDQTLDLIREAKRQLDDAGLAYDPNVRIGAMIEIPAAAIALPLFLKRFDFLSIGTNDLIQYTLAIDRADNAVAHLYDPLHPAVLHLIAYTLREAKRAGVSVSVCGEMAGDPALTRLLLGMGLTEFSMHPSQLLVVKQEILRAHLKALEKPTADVLAAFEPEEVQAALQRLSVAEPRADAAA
- the gpmA gene encoding 2,3-diphosphoglycerate-dependent phosphoglycerate mutase, with the protein product MYKLVLIRHGESTWNKENRFTGWVDVDLTEQGRNEAYQAGELLKEAGYTFDIAYTSVLKRAIRTLWHVQDKMDLMYLPVVHSWRLNERHYGALSGLNKAETAAKFGDDQVLVWRRSYDTPPPALEPTDERAPFNDPRYAKVPREQLPLTECLKDTVARVLPLWNESIAPAVRAGKQVLIAAHGNSLRALIKYLDGISDSDIVGLNIPNGVPLVYELDENLKPIKHYYLGDQDAIAQAQAAVAKQGKAG
- a CDS encoding S41 family peptidase, which codes for MRMKLKNIGLIAAGLATGVFATLQVSASAEQTATAPLPLDQLRLFAEVFGQIKREYVEPVDDKKLLTAAIKGMVSSLDPHSSFLDKTDYDELQEQTKGRFAGLGIEISQEDGLVKVISPIEDTPAFRAGIRPGDLITRINDKPVRGMTLDKAVKQMRGEPGTKVTLTIFRKSDDRTFPVTVTRAIIKVQSVKMKILDPGYAYVRITSFQERTTPDLAQKLQDIARQQPNLKGLVLDLRNNGGGLLQSAVGVAGAFLPPDSVVVSTNGQIADSKQVYRDTYDNYRLPSFDGDPLKNLPPVFKTVPMIVLTNAYSASASEIVAGALQDSKRAQIMGKTTFGKGSVQTVRPMTADTALRLTTAYYYTPSGRSIQNKGITPDVPVDQYADGDPDDVLVTREVDYTNHLANTQDPNEKKEQEDREQRRMDQLRVLEEQNDKKTPEQRQKDRDRKPIEFGSADDFMMQQALNKLEGKPVQESKSLLAESTKGPAGKAATASKASGASAKPASAPKPASAPK